The segment ATCAAGCTGCTTACTCCACCTAACTCTGCCAGTGTCACGAGGGATGATGTCTCGGTCCTTCACGACTGGTCTTTGTTGTCTGTCCTTGTAAAagtctttttctcctctccccGCCCTCTGCTCCTCACATCACTTTAAATGATGCAGTCTGTTCTCAACATGTGGGAGTGAAGGACTGTCTTTCCTCCTCAGGAAAATAAAACAGCCAAATGTCTGTCTTATTTATCTGACTctatctgtctgcctgtctctttCCCCCTCTTACTCTCTCAATCTCTCCCTCGCTTTAAGAGCTTTCTTACTTGAGGTTGCATTGGACTGAtaatctctttctttttctctctctgactcatTCTTCCCCCTAATTTTGGGGAGAAAGTCTTTGAATTAACCACAACAATCCATTTCACCTTGTCAAGAATCTGATAAAGCACCCTGCTCACCCTTATCTCATTTTAACTTCACTCTGTGCCCCCTTCCTCATCTGTTTTCTTCCTATATTTCAGTTACAAAACAGAATGTATTGCAAAGAAAaccatttgttgtttttttctatttccaAGTTCCTCACAATCACAAATCACAGAGCCTACAGTCCGCTGGAAATTGGGTTTCCTTGGATCCGGGCCCGCTCCATCCTTCATCCTATATTTAATTCCCCTCATCCTTTCCTTCACGCTTCCcctcctcttttttcccccttgctTTCAAACAAAGTCCTTCGAAATAGCTTCCACAAAGTTGGGAGCAGACATGAGGATGGAGATGGTGCATATGatgttgaaaacactgaatgCCACCAGACACAGACGATCGATTACAGCGCCTGCAAATTTCCACTGGTCGGCCATGCTCTCTGCCTCATCCTGCTCCCGGAAACGGTCTGCCATGTAACGCACCTCCTCCAAGATGGCCTGTAGCTGGGGGTCTCCTATCCCCACAGTCGAGCACCCTCCAAGACCTCCGGGGCCACCTCCAAAGCCCCCACCACTGGAAACAGTGCTGGGGCAGCCTACAGTATCCATATTAGGGGTAGGAGGTGGTGGGGAGCTGCAGAACTGAGAAGGGAGGTGTGGAGGCGGGCTTCCTGCTACCCGTGGAGGCCCTGCGGAGATGTTATTCCTCTGGAGAGGCTCTGAGAGCATTGAAGGGTCCTCCATGCTCTGGTAGCCCATGTAAAGAAGGTTCCCGTTGTTGTTAGCGCTGGACTGGGCGTGGAGGTGAGGATGCCCCGCATGGAGAGGCCCTGTTTGGAGAGGGGCCAGGTTCTGCGGGTGCAGCGGGTGGAGGGTGGGGTCCGGAGGGTTTGGGATGCTCCCGCTCTGGGATCCAGAGGAGCACCGTCGTAAGTGGGGGGCACATGGGGGCCGCTCTGGGTCGTCATTCTCTCCTGGTCGCTTCATACGCAAGAACCATGCTACCCACTGCAGCAAGACGAGCTGCACCTGTGGAGAGAAAATGACAGAGGTGGGACTAtgttattgttttgcaagtcataagtaaatctcaagtctttgcacttaagtcccaagtcaaatcGCAAGTCATATACTTTGAatttcaagtcctaaacaatCATAATTTACATCAAATCATAATGTTTTCCCCATCTTTAGTTTTTGACGTGCACGTTTCGGGTACTgcaatttgatttttttgtagaccaccaagtagtttttggatgcaaacaaaattatcattagtatcatttttttccaatCAGTAAGTAACgtttgatttgagacacactttttaaataacataattGGTAAACTATAGGCTTGAGGGAGGGTATCACTTATTTCCAGGTCAAAAGGCTTAAGTCCAAGTAAAGTCACTAGTCATTcaaaggtaacgaaaacacaatgatttttccctcttaatcctacacactgaaccttttaaagggatagtgcacccaaaaatgaaaattcagccattatctactcacccatatgccgagggaggccctggtgaagttttagagtcctcacatcccttgcggagatcggcgggcgGCGCGgatagcacacctaatggcagacggcgccccagactaacgtccaagaacacaaaattgaatccacaaagtatctccatactgctcatccgtagtgatccaagtgtgctgcagccccgacataaaaagttgtttcgaaaaacatcatatgaactctgtttttagcctcactgtagcctgtagctctgactgcttctctgtgctccgcgctcacgtgtgcgcgctcagggtgatcggtgatctctgaagagcagcagtctcgtcagtactgatgtccagattctcaagtacaggcatcgccaattcccagtctgagcagcaaagactttcctcacccgttggcattgctttgcatttgaaacaactacaccaccaggtctccagtgctcgactccggtattctgcggctggctgaggctcatgagctgcggcggctgcttcgtccagtagcctgagttccatCCGTATACTCAGGCTCAAAGAAATagggctcaacaaagaaatgctgttcctcctcagtttcaaagtcttcagacatgttgggctgtcctttgctaaaagaccgtagtgcaaattatcttttagctctgtggttactgttgtctctccctgcggtaCATGTCTCACGTGATTTAAACACgagtgagcaaagctcatgctttcgctggtctcgcgcaggcgcgcacacgtgaacgcggagcacagagaaacaatcagagctacaggctacagtgaggctaaaaacagagttcatatgatgtttttcgaaacaactttttatgtcgcggctacagcacacttggatcactatggatgagcagtatggagatactatgtggattcaattttgtgttcttggacgttagtctggggcaccgtctgccattaggtgtgctatcCGCACcgcccgccgatctccgcaagggatgtgaggactctaaaacttcaccagggcctccctcggcatatgggtgagtagataatggctggattttcatttttgggtgcactatccctttaagtccaaGTCGAGGTGCAAGTCTTTTGAatttgtcaagttgagtctaaagtcattaaatttgagtctgacttgagtttaagtcatgtgactcgagtccacacctctggaaGCTGAAATATGTAATTATGAAAGTGGATGACAGGAAGTAGCAGGGcgaaaagaacaaaaacacattcaaggaagcaaaagaaaataataaaactgcTGTTTAGCATTGAGACCTGCCAGGCATCAAAAGCCGCCTACACATCTTGACCTTCATATAACACCAGTTAAACCAGGCGAATAGCTTCATTTGTCGCAGATTGATGTCGGTGCCGTTTCCAACCTTGCATCCTGTTTCAAAATGCAGCTGCACTTGTATAAGTAGAGTATGAGATCCTCGCCAGGGACGCCCAGTTAAAGTGCCTGAGGCAAAGAAGATTTTTAGCTTAAACTGTATTTCCAGCAGAGAGGATACTTCCAAAGACAGCATTAAATTTAAACTGTGGAATTATGAAGATTGACTGTCAGATTCCGTTGTAATGATCTTGCAATAACGTCTCAGTAAACTGCAGCATTAAGATAAAAAGAAGATTAGCTGCTGTCAAGTTGGTACAAATTTAAAGCTTGTTCTATTCTACGCTTGcttcctcttttctcctttGGAACAAGACTACACGTCCCCTGAAAGGGCATATTGGCCCAACAGCATCCAGATGGGTGTTTGGCATCTAATGAGAAGCTAATGTCCAGATGACTGCTCAATTAGTGTGCACAGAGTGTGTTTACTGGCCAGGTAACAGtccctgttgctgctgctgttgatgttgtttttgtccCGGCTGCAATTATGAACTGTGCTGGTTGGATGCACTCATCTGAACCACATCAATTAGCTTGTTAATTGGCCGTCGGACTGTCTGAACGAGCCATTCATCAACAGAACGTCCTTCACCGTGTCGATATATGCGGCATGTGCACTCTCATGCAACCAAACgatttgttcatttattgaTAAATGTAGACCTCTTAACCAGCTGCATATCATTGTGTGTTGGCGTGTCATGTTTCTATTCCAGAACTTTCTTCTccacatttcacatttttgttatGTTCACATTagaatacattttttgtaaaGAGGCTTCATGCATTTTTTAGCATTGAACAGAAGCAAAGAAAAATAAGGAGAGGGAATGAGTCAAATCGAATCCGCCTACATATCCAGAGGACTTTGAAACGCACTCCTGTTGAAGTCTGTGGCGAGGCATTTGATGAACACGCTCAGGCAGACTGACACTGCCGGATGAGTCACAGCCGAGGAAGTCGGGGAatgaaaagagaaaggaaaCTGGCAGAGGAGCACAGGTATAACTGACAGATGGATGAAATGCTACTGAAAATGGCAGCGCATGAGACTAATGATGATGTAAGGCAGAGATTAATAATAGGAATGGATCATATCTGAGATAGGGTGACCAACCATTAACAGTACTTAACAAGCTGGGCAGCATGCACGTAACCGATAATGCACTCGAGGTTATGATGAAGAGCTCAGTCTCACCCATTTCGGCATGTTTCCTCCATTTGGATCGTGGTGATGGTACTGCAGAACCACCACTGTGGCGATGACTGACATCCCAACGATAATCATTATACTGGCAAAGTACTGACCTGGGCGGAGTAGAGTATGGAGCAGTGtcatatttcattttgaagtcattttaCACACTCTGTCATTTCCTACTGGCCTATTGACAGCCACAGCAAGTTCTGATTTGGCACACAGACCAAGACAAAAGCTACAAGGCCatcataaaaacacactttcatgTTCATGTTCCTGTTTTATTCAAACTGAACGCATCCTTTGTTAAATATCCTCGTGCCAACCTGGAACCTGCTACTGACACTACATGCCCGCTTAGCAACATAGTGTTTGTAAAATCAACAAACAGATTAAGACTGCATTGGGGTAGTTATTTTAATTAAGAAGAATTATGCTGAAAGCAGCACTCTGGTGATTATGActctacattttttttcctgaagttTTTAATGACCAGGATTTGTGTCTTTAGGCAAAGATGgccttgcatctgtctctggCTGCAATCTTACTGTAGCTCACTAAATATAATTTCCAGCAGTGTGCCCGCAATCAATTTAGCCAATTAAAGTTTAAGGCGAGCAGATGgctaaaattaattttgttgttctgtctttttgtggtaGAGCAATCTATCACTGTGTATTAGCATGTTgtaactgtgtattttattcttCATTATGTGTAGTTTTTATCCATCTAAAAATGAGAGTCATAGAGGGTGTGATATCCTGGACAGACTGTAAAGACCTCTGTCACTGCTCATGAGATGCGGACAAACTGTCAAACCAAGCAGTGGTGGTTaaaatgaatcaagattctgttactgcattgcctatatatcacctcaaatgttctcagaaacatattttagtgaacCGATTAGCTGCAGATTGAGGAAGTTTGTGAcatggctgccatgttggaaaccGTCAAGCCTAAACAAAGCACCCCTGACGGGCCAGAGAGAACGCTCTCTTtgtacagctaaacagtacactataatatgtttctgaaaacatttgaggtgagaaataggcaatgcggtaacagaatcttgattcatatttgatcagcgctgcctagtttgacagtttgacaacagctaatgagcagtgattgacatgactgacagctgcgttagagattcctcggctgtgattggttgttcatGTACTgctgtcaggatatagtgacatTTATTTAGAAATTTACCTTTTGGTTATTTTTGATTAGAAAAAAGTTACCTGCTGTAGCTTTAATGCCCCCCTCAGgatacattgaaataacttTGGATCTTTTCATAAAGAACCATCATCAGGTCTCAAGCTATCCAGTATTTTGCTTTATTAatatctgcaaaactaatgTCAATCAGCATAATCTGTACTTTGGGTCATCAGAGATCAACTAGAGGCAAGTTCCTACTGTACACTAATGACAAGTGAAATATGTAACACTCAAGACCAAGATTGTCACCATCAGATGGAAACTtacttaaatatttaaacagtATCCAGATTATGGATGAAACAGTTACCAGTTTCACGATAAAATTCCAGATGGTTAATATTcccttttcacattttaatttttaaaaccTTGTTTGATTGCTGCTCTTTGAAAAACTCATGTAAATATTGTCTAGCATCAACCAAAGTAAGCGACGTGCTCCTAGACGACATGGGTTTGTTTTGTCATCTCTAttaacagatatctgcatatgcaGAATTTGCAGGCAGTCGGACAAGATTTTAGTGTCTCAGGCATTTTGGTTTCTGTTTATAGTCTGAGTGGTATTAACCAATAATGTCTGAGTGGCAGGCAAATGCCTGGGCTGAAATGTAATCTCGGAACCCATTGGCACCCATTGGCTATCCTCTGATGACAAgttagctttatattagctttttaaaatttagctATATTCATACACAGATATCTGTTTTTGtagagattagctgaaatgtCCGATGCACAGAAAAAGGATGTTTTGGCCCATGCATCTGTTGGCTACACCGGATCATCCCTAAAGGCTTATCGTCGTTAGTccgatagccgatgggttcagAAACTGCTTTTGTGTCAATGAAAACATGGTGGAAGGCAGGGGCAGCACTCTAGCTTTTTCAGCGTTAATGAACTGGCATGCAGCAGGCAAACCCAGTGATGCTATGATCCTTTATCCTCATCTACAGTGACGTAGACACTCAAGCAAGCATTTCAAAGACAGGCTGCTTATGctccaaaataaattaaaacctgGTGAAATGAACACTTAATTTTGGTCACTAAAATCATGATATGAAATCAAACCATTTCATCTCTAATCTCTAGTAAGCCATCTTGATCTTAAATTGACTGTcattaaatgttgttgtagCAGTGGGTTTTAATTGGATCTCATTAAACAGGTAAACAACTTGCTCACCATGTGACCTgctcatgaaaacaaaaacacagtctcTCCTTACCTATAAGAGGGACAGAGTCTGATGTGGCTGGCATGATCTCTGCGACCAGCAACATGAACACAGTAAGAGACAGCAGGACGGTGAttcctgcagagagagagagacagatgtgAAAACTACATTTTGTTGAGCAATCAATATTGTGGTTTTGTCTCCTCCTCTGAGTAGTGGCACTGCCTTGTGAGACACTACattagtgtgtgtttggtgttttgattAATGGTCACAACCGGGATGAGTTCGCGTTCGATTTATTTAAATGACCAGCTAATGCTCATACAGTGAATTACTTTTTGGCATTCTGTACCCCTACAGCAAAAAGCACTTCCATGCAGCACatagtcatttttttaagatgTCCAAACTCCGCATGCGTGCACCTCACACACTCTGCACTGAAACTCATCTCCATCTTCATTTATCCTCCTCCACACTATCTGTCTCACTTCATCCAACAGACAGAATTTAAGGAGTGCTTTGTTGGCATAACAGTGGCCATACAGAAGCATTCAATTAAATGTAAGGCCCGAGAGATAAAATATGAATGCCCTTTAAGGATATtaggaaaattaaaaatgcttCTTTTACGCTGCTATTCTTTCTCAGAAATGACACTTATTCTTTTTAAAAGCACACTCCTCTCACCCTAAAGGTAAAGCCACTTGGTCACTGTGTGTCCTCCATCAAGCAGAGTGACAGAGTGTTTTCCTGGAAGGCAGTGTGTAAGCTCTCTCCGCCTAATCAATTCACTAGCCTTAATTACATCAATAGGTTAATTGGCCGTGTGTGTAAGGCTTGGCATTATTTTCTGTAAAGAAATGCTGCGTAATGCATCCTGTATTGGGGTTAAGGATATGCTCTGACAGTGCTGTCGCGGCTTCCCCCTCAGATCCCATTTGTCATACATGGGTCAaatgatatttacagaagacagaagcatttatctgtttattatGTTGTATGTGGTGAATGATTGGACTAATACAAAGACACTGGATTAAAATTAAAAGAAGTacagtttcttttaaaatacacttccgttttcacaggaaatttgcaGTTTACATAtcatctctttcaaaataaacgcactatgtcaaTACAACGCTGCGAATTgacatttattttccttcaaCATCAAACCCttatggttgggtttaggcaacaaaataaagtgattaggtttaagaaaaaggAAcaaggtttgttggacccaaccaccacccctcctgcctgccccacttggacttttgctgcctaaatTTTCGTCCTTGccccgccacgtttccccctgacgctgccgggCACCGTTAAACTAAGCGGCAATTGACTTTCGATGACTTTGACGAGATCGGGCtctttctacagtaacccagaacgGATACGccagacactggctctagataggggcATCTGCAATTTGCGTTTTTGCCTTGGCCACCGCAGTTAGCAACCCCTCGGCAAAGTGGcaaacagtgttggaaaaacactgatatttaatgtttaactgcttttttttagggtttttacttatttaaatcacctggtctgtttgttttgtaaagaaggagacctctgcggataattcagctcctggtaaaaacctcttgaacatctggatcttaagtaatcagagaaaaaaaggtggaCACACATGAataggtgctgggctagcggcctgtctgcgtcaagccaaacagcatcggaaaaacacatttgtaatgtgaagctgctttattcagtgttttcattggttttaatcacctggtcaaTCTGTTCTGGAAAGGAGGAGACTTCTGCATAATTAGGTTACAGGAAAAAAACCTCTAACCAGGAGTTtacgcttggcacacaggaagaGTTTCAGCTAAttacaatctgcaatcctcacagctagatgctgctgaatccaacacactgctcctttaaataactgattttttttttttaaatctataaGGCCTCAGATAATAGTGAAATTTTAATCTTACAGAGCccaatagcttttttttttgtctgaccaCAGTCTAAAACCCAAAGGTATTTTATTTGCAAtcacttaaaacaaaaaagagcatcaaatcatcacatttgagAAGATAAAACTAGAGACtttgttattttactttaaatagaCTGAAACAAATAATCGGTCGTCAGAGGTTGccatttatatttctgtcaatCAGGTATTTGATTAATCGACTTTTCCTTTCAGCCCTCCCCAGAAAGGTCACATTATCTAGAGTCTGCGTTGTCTGGAGTCTGATGAGGTGAACGTCATCCATCTTGTGCTCCAAACAGGTTGAAACagatattaaaatgtatttgcagcTGCTGTTGGATGGCGCCACTgcttcccctctctgtctctctcctccagccTATTATGGTGCGATTTGGAAGTCTCCCACCTTTCCTTCCTCATcagtcctccctctctcttttgtGCTGTCCTGTCTCATCCTTTTCGAAttctcctcctgtctgcatTTCCCTTTTCTCTACCTTCCCACACCCATCTGtctctgttcctcctcctcctcgcatTTCTCATCTTTCTATTTCATCCTGTaatccctctcctctctcagctcCACACCCTCGCTCCCTTTGCCTCTTTCATCCCGCCCCATACTCTTCAACTGCCACTGCTTCATTTTTTCCACCTTTATTCTAGGAAGGTTTGCTTGTTGTCAGTGCTCAGTTTTAGGAAGTCATGCTACTTGTACGTTCACACCTTGGAGCATTAGAGCAGCCAAGCTGGAGATTTGTTTTGGTCATGCACACGTCATGGGTAGGTGGTATATAGATTTTACAGCTGatgtaaatgaaaacacatcGCACAACTATTAGTTTTATTCATCTCACCAAACATCCAGGGGTGATGTCTGAGGTTGTTTCCTTTTATTCAGTCCATTAGTCAGTCATGTGACTTATACAGCAAGTCACCATAGACATGAAGCACAGGAGCCATATTATCTTCATCCTTTGTTAAAGTACGTTTCACAAAATCCCATATTTGCTCTCAGTGGTTACAGAAATTTGTGTTGTGTGCGTCATGGATGTATTACTGAACGGACCtaccgggcacaggcccaggggcccaaagtgtcaggggccccaccttcaaaatgtcattcaaattaacatgtacccACCAGTGAGAGGCTCAAAActaccacaaaaacacacaaaacaactacgaAGATAcgcaaaacagcaacaaaaacattactcAATGATCACTGAAATTATCGACTAGGAGGAgactcaaaataaccacaaacagTCCACAAAGAGATTCAAAGGAACTGCaacgagacacaaaataactacagaaacaggcaaaacaaccacagacacaaaatgataacaaagagacaaaaaccaACCAAcctttgtctcataatccgcccatggtgTGAGTGCGTTTTCTTCCTCACAAACCATTTGCAAAggtgttttttgaaaagtttaaGACCTGCATTTTTTACTTTCATGTTCACTGGCTATaagtctttttttctgaatgtGTCTAAAATGTGTATTGCATCGCTCATATGTTGTTCGTGTGTCTGCATCCTTGTGCACGAGCATAAGAGCAAACAAAACGGATGCCCACTCATGAAATCATTATGCTACTAGCTGGATTACCGAGCAGGCCTATCAGGCAcaagcccaggggcccaaagtgtcagggcccccccccgactataactataaaaagaggaaaacgaccacaaagacacacaaaatgactacagagacacaaaaccacagagagataCGTAACAACCCCAGAGAGATACGTAACAACcagagagatacaaaacaaccacagagataGGTAACAACCACCGAGAGATATgtaacaaccacagagagatacGCGACAACCACAGAGagctacaaaacaaccacagagagatacgtaacaaccacagagagatacgtaacaaccacagagagatgcaaaacaacaacaaaagcggCTAAAAAACGCTGAAGTCTGTGTTTCTTTATCCTATGCAGTTAAGATCATGGGGCCTTTTGcgtgtctgtgcccaggggacCACTGACACAGAATCCGCTTATGGCTGCTCGTGGTCGAAAAGTCCACAGGGTACCTTAAAGAGTAAATATGAATGACCAGTGGACTTTACATAAGGAAAGCCGAAACAACCTCAGACACCACCAGGATGAAGAAGACAGACCAAAACATTGTGTCTTTTGATTTTGATATCCTTGCATCTGCACCTCGCTGTGTGCACAATCCAGTTAAAAATTGATACCTAAAATGAACAAACCCTCTATTCCTACTTCTGGTGTCCTTTTGCTCCGCTACAACAGCCTTGTCCATCTATTTCCTCCATCACTGCTCTTTTTGATCCACTCACCCAGTGAGATCTTCTCCCCAGAGTCAGCTGGCAGCACAAAGATGAGCAGGGTCATtgaagacagcagcacacagggGATGAGCAGGTTCAGGGCGTAGTATAGCGTCCGTCGCCGTATTGTCACGACAAACGTCACATCCGGATAAGGCTCCTTACAACAATCATAGAAGACCTCGTTTTTGGTGCCGGGAACCCCTGAGGAGCAGGGACAGAGAGAAATCAACTCTGCTGCCCTGCAGCTGGATGTTTGTGATGAGCATACCATGCAAGGGGTCACTCACCTATTAAGTCCCACTCTCCATTGGGCATGTACCCTGAGATGTCGGCATCATTCATCTGAAGGTCCAGCAGCCAGCCATCGTACGTCCAAGAGCCAAACTTCAGCTCACACTTCTGGATGTCAAAAGGGAACCAGCGAACATCCACGTTGCATGTGCTCATAAAGATTCctgaaagagacaaaagaagacaaagaccCGGCGGCAGAGGGTTAAAGCTTCACTATCCATTGATTAAATGACAACATTGACCCCTGAAGTTTTCTGGACAGAGGTGACAAGGGATAGATTACCCAGAGGGCCACTTGTATTGTGCGGAGAACCTGTCCTGAATATCAAGTTGCTTGTCAGAAggaatcattcattcatttcatatCCACCCAGCGCCAAGGACTGAGTTCTGAACTCAAACACCTGACATTTTTATATAGAAACGCTGTGAAATGTGCTGCAACACGTCCAAGAGTGCGCACTGCAATAGGATTTTTATTAACATTGTGCAAGTCTACAGAGAGTTTACTATTTTGAAATTGAGTTTGGGGGCTGGAGAAGTGAAATCAAAGTCTAGATTGGAAACAACCTCCCATCaaagaaatgtgtgtaaaaagaaaaaaaaacttggcaGCAGCGTTGTCACCCGCAGGTTTCAGATATTCTCTCCTGCAAACAAATGCTGTTTCTGCGCtctgcctgcacacacagctgttagCGAAGCCTCGGCAATAGAAGGGAACAACAGTGACACTGAAAAATGAGATTGTGCACCGTGCCTTAATCTGATTACCACTTTTATTATGCTGAATAAATGCACTCACATGCATATGCCTAGGCCAGCGTGAGCACATAAtcataaagacacacactcGCAGGCTGGTGTCCAACCCCCAAACGAAGAATCACAATGATCCTCACAGTGGGTCGCTGGCAAACTCCAGCTCCTAAAGTAATTACTGAAATAAACGAATCAAGCCTCGTTGAGACGTGGAGATGCACGCAGAACCAACATGCCAGTGAAGCCTCACAGACCTGAAAGACGTTCATTATGAGGCTGCCGGCATGCAAATCAGCCCTCAGAGTGGAATGAAAGCAAAGAAAGGAGGTTAGCAGGTTGAAGGCTGCTTTCAAAGCAGAGGCTGATCACGAAAATGACATCAAATTAAGTAGCAGCTATAAATTTTCCTACTTGTTCTCCTACATCCAGGCTCTGACACCAGGTTCTTGCCCTGACGATGTCTTTATAATGACTCCCGTTGTGAACTTCTGAGGCACTTAACCTGAAATTACACTGATCAGGTTAAAGTGGTTCTGTCTGCATTTGCCGCCCACTGATCTGCACAGTATATTtctgtaccctgcctctcacagATATCCAGTAACCTTGAAGCAACGCTCACAAACACGACACCTGGATTTTTCTGCAGCTTGGAAtaatctttctctctcactctctctctctaatgCAGCACGGCTTCCAAAATAAAACTCCATCATTTCTGAAAATTGCTTCCCAGGTAGGCATTACAAGGCCCAGAGACAAGATTCCCCGTTTGCAAATGTCACCCAATGAAGATATGAGCTAAAACCTGTTAGGCCTTATCTCCCATTACACCGTTAAACCCAAACATAACACCTTTACAGCTACGAGAGGTTTTCCTGCAAATGATGGTGTGCAGCAGACACCTGAGATCCTCCGCCTTTGAATTATTTACCGTGTGTCAAGCTCCTGCTCCACGCCTGCCACCCACAGACCTGTTGCCTTTTATTTACTGGCAGTAACAGCCCAAAAAGACCTCAGAAATTGCAGCCAGGCTCGTGTGAGGGAG is part of the Epinephelus moara isolate mb chromosome 22, YSFRI_EMoa_1.0, whole genome shotgun sequence genome and harbors:
- the chrna11 gene encoding cholinergic receptor, nicotinic, alpha 11, with product MWHSVALLLSGFSALIHVSLQGPHQRNLLKNLLKDYNRMERPVGNDSHPLTVVFSLSMIQIMDVDEKNQVLTSNMWLRMSWFDHYLQWNQSEHPGVKNLRFTTDQVWTPDILLYNSADDDFDSTFKTNVLVNSSGYAEYLPPGIFMSTCNVDVRWFPFDIQKCELKFGSWTYDGWLLDLQMNDADISGYMPNGEWDLIGVPGTKNEVFYDCCKEPYPDVTFVVTIRRRTLYYALNLLIPCVLLSSMTLLIFVLPADSGEKISLGITVLLSLTVFMLLVAEIMPATSDSVPLIGQYFASIMIIVGMSVIATVVVLQYHHHDPNGGNMPKWVQLVLLQWVAWFLRMKRPGENDDPERPPCAPHLRRCSSGSQSGSIPNPPDPTLHPLHPQNLAPLQTGPLHAGHPHLHAQSSANNNGNLLYMGYQSMEDPSMLSEPLQRNNISAGPPRVAGSPPPHLPSQFCSSPPPPTPNMDTVGCPSTVSSGGGFGGGPGGLGGCSTVGIGDPQLQAILEEVRYMADRFREQDEAESMADQWKFAGAVIDRLCLVAFSVFNIICTISILMSAPNFVEAISKDFV